The Helicobacter pylori genome includes a window with the following:
- a CDS encoding 5-formyltetrahydrofolate cyclo-ligase: MFRDFCKERLKRAKPTKDKAVRDKLACKLLFLKLKDYQNILLYSPLGHELDIRPLILKLRQKNKRVWLPKSIKKGANFSKEGFTIAPFRLPLRRLGWFDEPSLSRYYKLELDCIVVPILGMDTSFRRVGFGLGMYDRSLPPLFKRRLKRPLIVFVSRELAIANGVLTNAYDIEADLYMNARIVMKNNKRKHYEHGVNLHFIRSLGSVFDYRSSHVLCDEKDLLC, translated from the coding sequence ATTTTTAGAGATTTTTGTAAAGAACGCTTGAAAAGGGCTAAACCAACCAAAGATAAAGCAGTCAGGGATAAACTAGCTTGCAAGCTTTTATTTTTGAAACTCAAAGATTATCAAAATATTTTATTGTATAGCCCATTAGGGCATGAGCTTGACATCAGACCTTTGATTTTGAAGTTAAGACAAAAAAATAAGCGCGTGTGGTTGCCCAAAAGCATCAAAAAAGGTGCTAATTTTTCTAAAGAGGGTTTCACTATCGCGCCCTTTAGGTTGCCCTTAAGGCGTTTGGGGTGGTTTGATGAGCCGAGTTTGTCGCGCTATTATAAGCTAGAATTGGATTGTATTGTCGTGCCGATTTTAGGAATGGATACAAGCTTTAGGCGCGTGGGTTTTGGGCTAGGCATGTATGATAGGAGTTTGCCCCCATTATTCAAAAGGCGACTAAAACGCCCCTTAATCGTGTTTGTGAGTAGGGAGTTAGCGATAGCTAATGGTGTTCTTACAAACGCCTATGACATTGAAGCGGATCTTTATATGAATGCTCGTATCGTTATGAAGAATAATAAAAGGAAACATTATGAGCATGGGGTTAATTTACATTTCATTAGAAGTCTTGGTAGCGTGTTTGATTACCGCTCTAGCCATGTATTATGTGATGAAAAAGATCTATTATGCTAG
- the ftsY gene encoding signal recognition particle-docking protein FtsY encodes MFNFFKKIVNKIKGEEAKEKKRQSIPKEELEEILISFDIQYDLIESLLKHLGDLVTPKQLEVALLRFVRGESYYDKTRLKTITTKPLVHLIVGVNGAGKTTTIAKLAKLSLKQHKKTLLGAGDTFRAAAVKQLQLWGEKLNIQVISAKEGSDPSSLAYNTIESAIAKNIDEVFIDTAGRLHNQTNLKNELSKIARTCSKVLKDAPFYKFLILDGTQGSSGLTQAKIFHETLALDGVIMTKLDGTSKGGAILSVLYELKLPILYLGMGEKEDDLIAFDEERFIEDLVDAVFVEQ; translated from the coding sequence ATGTTTAATTTTTTCAAAAAAATTGTCAATAAAATTAAGGGTGAAGAGGCTAAAGAAAAAAAGCGCCAAAGCATTCCTAAAGAGGAATTAGAAGAAATTTTGATCAGCTTTGACATCCAATACGATTTGATAGAAAGCCTATTGAAGCATTTAGGCGATTTAGTTACGCCCAAGCAACTAGAAGTCGCTTTGTTGCGTTTTGTGCGTGGGGAGAGCTATTACGATAAAACCCGCCTAAAAACCATCACCACAAAACCCTTAGTGCATTTGATCGTGGGGGTTAATGGGGCGGGCAAAACCACAACGATCGCTAAATTAGCCAAGCTCTCTTTAAAACAGCATAAAAAAACGCTTTTAGGGGCAGGCGATACCTTTAGAGCGGCCGCAGTCAAACAGCTCCAGTTGTGGGGCGAAAAGCTTAACATTCAAGTCATTAGCGCCAAAGAAGGGAGCGATCCAAGCTCTTTAGCTTACAACACCATAGAAAGCGCGATCGCTAAAAATATAGATGAAGTTTTTATAGACACCGCTGGGAGGTTACACAACCAGACCAACCTTAAAAATGAGCTTTCTAAAATCGCGCGCACCTGCTCTAAAGTTTTAAAAGACGCCCCCTTTTATAAATTCCTTATTTTAGACGGCACGCAAGGGAGTTCTGGGCTCACTCAAGCGAAAATTTTCCATGAGACTTTGGCGCTAGACGGCGTGATTATGACTAAGCTTGATGGCACTTCTAAAGGCGGAGCGATTTTAAGCGTGCTGTATGAGTTGAAATTACCCATTCTTTATTTAGGAATGGGCGAAAAAGAAGACGATTTGATCGCTTTTGATGAAGAACGCTTTATAGAAGATTTGGTTGATGCGGTATTTGTGGAACAATAA
- a CDS encoding NYN domain-containing protein, translating into MFLKKTWKKKNLFFDYNSNPQKVVDFCNLCVFDSYFDNYHEKDKDHEKDLLNLYRIFFYTAKPLDSHSKKKDILNFLSTLERLNHTALRLGKLVKRGNVEVQKQVDMLLGIDMLEISLKHFVEKVVLIGYDSDMSPALKLARTNGIQTEIILFEDLEQKIESSLTKHCDFIKKVKVGDIYNKLGIKNNNNNINQ; encoded by the coding sequence GTGTTTTTAAAAAAAACATGGAAAAAGAAAAATCTCTTTTTTGATTACAACAGTAATCCACAGAAAGTTGTAGATTTTTGTAATTTATGTGTTTTTGACAGTTACTTTGACAATTACCATGAGAAAGACAAAGACCATGAGAAAGACTTGTTAAATCTATATAGAATATTCTTTTACACAGCAAAACCACTAGATAGCCATTCTAAAAAGAAAGATATACTGAATTTCTTGTCAACACTAGAACGCTTAAATCATACTGCTTTGAGACTCGGGAAACTTGTTAAGCGTGGTAATGTGGAAGTTCAAAAACAAGTAGATATGCTTCTTGGAATAGATATGCTAGAAATTTCCTTAAAACATTTTGTAGAAAAAGTAGTTTTAATAGGATATGACTCTGATATGTCTCCGGCTTTAAAATTGGCTAGAACAAATGGAATTCAAACAGAAATTATCCTTTTTGAAGATCTCGAACAAAAAATAGAGAGTAGCCTTACTAAACATTGTGATTTTATCAAAAAAGTAAAAGTAGGAGATATATATAATAAATTAGGCATTAAAAACAACAATAACAATATTAATCAATAG
- a CDS encoding YkgJ family cysteine cluster protein has product MKKKQTTLNRFPCTSCGLCCKNITGIIELIGFDAGNGVCKFLDSETNLCKIYELRPLICRIDEAHKKLYSHIPLKEFYAKNAEVCNALQEANHMDISFRVIITE; this is encoded by the coding sequence ATCAAAAAAAAGCAAACAACCCTTAATCGCTTCCCTTGCACCTCTTGCGGGCTTTGCTGTAAAAATATCACCGGGATTATTGAGCTTATTGGGTTTGATGCTGGCAATGGGGTGTGCAAGTTTTTGGATTCAGAAACCAATCTGTGCAAGATTTATGAATTGCGCCCGTTAATTTGCAGGATTGATGAAGCGCACAAAAAGCTTTATTCCCACATCCCGCTTAAGGAGTTTTATGCCAAAAACGCAGAGGTTTGTAACGCTTTGCAAGAAGCAAACCATATGGATATAAGTTTTAGGGTTATTATTACGGAATAG
- the moaA gene encoding GTP 3',8-cyclase MoaA produces MLVDSFNRVIDYIRVSVTKQCNFRCQYCMPATPLDFFDDEELLPLDNVLEFLKIAIDEGVKKIRITGGEPLLRKGLDEFIAKLHAYNKEVALVLSTNGFLLKKMAKDLKNAGLSRVNVSLDSLKSDRVLKISQKDALKNTLEGIEESLKAGLKLKLNTVVIKSVNDDEILELLEYAKKRCIQIRYIEFMENTHAKSLVKGLKEREILDLIAQKYQIIATEKPKQGSSKIYTLENGYQFGIIAPHSDDFCQSCNRIRLASDGKICPCLYYQDAIDAKEAIMNKDTKNIKRLLKQSVINKPEKNMWNDKNSETPTRAFYYTGG; encoded by the coding sequence GTGTTAGTAGATAGTTTTAATAGGGTTATTGACTATATTAGGGTTTCTGTAACCAAGCAATGTAATTTCAGGTGTCAGTATTGCATGCCTGCTACGCCATTAGATTTTTTTGATGATGAAGAATTATTGCCTTTGGATAATGTTTTAGAATTTCTTAAAATCGCTATTGATGAAGGCGTTAAAAAAATCAGAATCACGGGTGGGGAGCCATTGTTGCGCAAGGGTTTAGACGAGTTTATCGCTAAACTACACGCCTATAATAAGGAAGTAGCGTTAGTTTTAAGCACTAATGGTTTTTTACTCAAAAAAATGGCTAAGGATTTAAAAAATGCCGGTTTATCCCGGGTGAATGTTTCATTAGATTCTTTAAAAAGCGATAGGGTTTTAAAAATCTCTCAAAAAGACGCTCTTAAAAACACGCTAGAGGGGATTGAAGAGTCCTTGAAAGCGGGTTTAAAACTCAAATTAAACACGGTTGTGATAAAGAGCGTTAATGATGATGAAATCTTAGAGCTTTTGGAATACGCAAAAAAGAGGTGCATACAAATCCGCTACATTGAATTTATGGAAAACACGCATGCTAAAAGTTTGGTTAAAGGCTTGAAAGAGCGAGAAATTTTAGATTTGATCGCTCAAAAATATCAAATCATTGCGACAGAAAAACCCAAACAAGGGTCTTCTAAAATCTACACGCTGGAAAATGGCTATCAATTTGGCATTATCGCTCCGCATAGCGATGATTTTTGCCAATCTTGCAATCGTATCCGTTTGGCTTCTGATGGTAAGATTTGCCCATGTTTATACTATCAAGACGCCATAGACGCTAAAGAGGCGATCATGAATAAGGATACAAAAAATATAAAAAGGCTTTTAAAGCAATCTGTCATCAATAAACCAGAAAAAAACATGTGGAATGATAAAAACAGCGAAACTCCCACAAGAGCGTTTTACTACACAGGGGGGTAG
- the mobA gene encoding molybdenum cofactor guanylyltransferase MobA → MKNPIIDNIPCVLLAGGKSSRFTINNIPINKALMPLKSYSSLLEYQYSRLLKLFEQVIISAKKSYELNAPYLLEKESGLFSPLFGIHNAFLTLQTPYIFFIAIDAPLVSFESIKALCGIQNFSVIYAKSPTKEHYLISLWHQSVLNALCYALKTQNYRLSTLVKNTSSIAIHFNQEEEFLNLNTLKDYELAVQILKEGSNG, encoded by the coding sequence TTGAAAAACCCTATCATTGATAACATTCCTTGCGTTTTATTAGCTGGGGGCAAAAGCTCTCGTTTTACCATCAATAACATTCCAATCAATAAGGCTCTCATGCCTTTAAAATCGTATTCTAGCCTTTTAGAATACCAATACTCGCGCCTTTTAAAACTTTTCGAACAAGTCATTATCAGCGCTAAAAAATCGTATGAACTAAACGCTCCCTATCTTTTAGAAAAAGAAAGCGGCCTTTTTTCGCCCCTTTTTGGCATTCATAACGCTTTTTTAACGCTACAAACCCCTTATATTTTTTTTATCGCCATAGATGCACCTTTAGTGTCCTTTGAAAGCATCAAGGCTCTTTGTGGGATTCAAAACTTTAGCGTAATCTATGCTAAAAGCCCTACAAAAGAACATTATTTGATTTCTTTGTGGCATCAAAGTGTCCTTAACGCTCTTTGTTACGCTCTTAAAACACAAAATTATCGCCTTAGCACTCTTGTGAAAAATACCTCTTCTATCGCTATCCATTTTAATCAAGAAGAAGAATTTTTAAACCTAAACACCTTAAAAGACTATGAATTAGCCGTTCAAATTTTAAAAGAGGGATCAAATGGCTGA
- the flhB gene encoding flagellar biosynthesis protein FlhB, with protein MAEEEKTELPSAKKIQKAREEGNVPKSMEVVGVLGLLAGLMSIFVFFIWWVDGFSEMYRHVLKDFSLDFSKERVQELFNQLAKDTFLLLLPILIILVVVAFLSNVLQFGWLFAPKVIEPKFSKINPINGVKNLFSLKKLLDGSLITLKVFLAFFLGFFIFSLFLGELNHAALLNLQGQLLWFKNKALLLISSLLFLFFVLAFVDLVIKRRQYTNSLKMTKQEVKDEYKQQEGNPEIKAKIRQMMVKNATNKMMQEIPKANVVVTNPTHYAVALKFDEEHPVPVVVAKGTDYLAIRIKGIAREHDIEIIENKTLARELYRDVKLNAAIPEELFEAVAIVFAQVAKLEQERQKQKIIKSL; from the coding sequence ATGGCTGAAGAAGAAAAAACCGAACTCCCTAGCGCGAAAAAAATCCAAAAAGCCAGAGAAGAAGGCAATGTGCCTAAGAGCATGGAAGTGGTGGGGGTTTTAGGGTTATTGGCTGGGCTGATGAGTATTTTTGTTTTTTTTATATGGTGGGTGGATGGCTTTAGCGAAATGTATCGCCATGTGTTGAAAGATTTTTCCCTAGATTTCAGTAAAGAAAGAGTTCAAGAGCTGTTTAACCAACTGGCTAAAGACACTTTTTTATTGCTTTTACCGATTTTAATCATTTTAGTGGTGGTGGCGTTTTTATCCAATGTCTTGCAATTTGGCTGGCTCTTTGCCCCTAAAGTCATTGAGCCTAAATTTTCTAAAATCAACCCTATCAATGGCGTCAAAAACCTTTTTTCTTTAAAAAAGCTCCTTGATGGGAGTTTGATCACCTTAAAAGTTTTTTTAGCTTTTTTTCTGGGGTTTTTCATCTTTTCCTTATTTTTAGGGGAATTAAACCATGCGGCTCTTTTGAATTTGCAAGGCCAGTTATTGTGGTTTAAAAATAAGGCGTTATTACTCATTTCTTCGCTTTTATTTTTATTTTTTGTCTTGGCTTTTGTGGATTTAGTCATCAAACGCCGCCAATACACTAACTCTTTAAAAATGACTAAACAAGAAGTTAAAGACGAATACAAACAGCAAGAAGGAAACCCAGAAATCAAAGCCAAAATCCGCCAGATGATGGTAAAAAACGCCACGAATAAAATGATGCAAGAAATCCCTAAAGCCAATGTCGTGGTTACTAACCCTACCCATTATGCCGTCGCTCTCAAATTTGATGAAGAACACCCTGTGCCTGTGGTGGTGGCTAAAGGCACGGATTATTTAGCCATTAGGATTAAGGGAATCGCCAGAGAGCATGACATAGAAATTATAGAAAATAAAACGCTCGCCAGAGAGCTTTATAGAGACGTGAAATTAAACGCTGCCATACCAGAAGAATTGTTTGAAGCGGTGGCGATTGTCTTTGCGCAAGTGGCCAAATTAGAGCAAGAACGCCAAAAACAAAAAATCATTAAATCTCTTTAA
- a CDS encoding N-acetylmuramoyl-L-alanine amidase family protein — protein MLVRLGVVACLFWLHFACATTLKIINIVPFGSSSVKILFNQEVKKFKEVSLKNFKSYLELEAVLTIPKKHYQFSKQSFITIAQFSPKLARVVISHAPKMTYEIKILKDKLYVSIVEKKPLIRHQMAPKTPKHHALKHPTPKPTPKPIKKEAKEAKEKTPTKHAHSKHTHSPLNERSAKKEIPKKEAKNESKNQVFIAEKNDTFIKTKRKKHKKIVLDAGHGGKDCGAMSANLVCEKDIVLEVVKFLHKELKKRGYSVLLTRDKDIYIDLVARTELANKKSADLFISVHANSIPKHSTSNAHGIETYFLSTARSERARKVAEQENKDDVNLMDYFSKSLFLNSLNTQRLIVSNKLAIDVQYGMLQSIRKNYPDVVDGGVREGPFWVLAGALMPSILIEIGYNSHAIESKRIQSKPYQKILAKGIADGIDSFFSKND, from the coding sequence GTGCTTGTGAGGTTAGGGGTTGTTGCATGTCTTTTTTGGTTGCATTTTGCTTGTGCTACAACCCTTAAAATTATCAACATTGTGCCTTTTGGCTCTAGCAGTGTTAAAATTCTGTTCAATCAAGAGGTTAAAAAATTCAAAGAAGTTTCGCTCAAAAATTTCAAGAGCTATTTGGAATTAGAAGCCGTTTTAACCATTCCTAAAAAGCATTACCAATTTTCCAAGCAATCTTTCATCACGATCGCGCAATTTAGCCCTAAATTAGCGCGAGTGGTCATTAGCCATGCTCCTAAGATGACTTATGAGATTAAAATCCTTAAAGACAAGCTTTATGTTTCTATCGTGGAGAAAAAGCCCTTAATTAGGCATCAAATGGCGCCAAAAACACCCAAACACCATGCGCTAAAACACCCCACACCTAAACCTACCCCTAAACCTATTAAAAAAGAGGCTAAAGAGGCTAAAGAAAAAACGCCAACTAAGCATGCGCACTCAAAACACACGCATTCTCCATTGAACGAAAGGAGCGCTAAAAAAGAAATTCCTAAAAAAGAAGCGAAAAATGAGAGTAAGAACCAAGTCTTTATAGCAGAAAAAAATGATACTTTCATCAAAACCAAACGCAAAAAACACAAAAAAATCGTTTTAGACGCTGGGCATGGGGGGAAAGATTGCGGGGCGATGAGCGCGAATTTGGTGTGTGAAAAAGACATTGTTTTAGAAGTGGTGAAGTTTTTGCATAAAGAGCTTAAAAAAAGAGGCTATAGCGTTTTATTGACAAGGGATAAGGACATTTATATTGATTTAGTGGCTCGCACGGAATTAGCCAATAAAAAAAGCGCGGATTTATTCATCTCAGTGCATGCCAATTCCATCCCCAAGCATTCCACTTCTAACGCTCATGGCATAGAGACTTATTTTTTATCCACCGCAAGGAGTGAAAGGGCTAGGAAAGTGGCTGAGCAAGAAAATAAAGACGATGTGAATTTGATGGATTATTTTTCTAAAAGTTTGTTTTTAAATTCATTGAACACACAGCGATTGATTGTTTCTAACAAACTAGCGATTGATGTGCAATACGGCATGCTCCAAAGTATCCGCAAAAATTACCCTGATGTGGTGGATGGGGGCGTGAGAGAGGGACCTTTTTGGGTGTTAGCCGGGGCTTTAATGCCTTCAATCTTAATAGAAATTGGTTATAATTCCCATGCGATAGAATCTAAACGCATCCAAAGCAAACCGTATCAAAAGATCTTGGCTAAGGGCATTGCTGATGGCATTGATAGTTTCTTCAGCAAGAATGATTAG
- the fabX gene encoding decanoate oxidase/trans-2-decenoyl-[acyl-carrier protein] isomerase FabX — MVSTLKPLKIGKHTIKFPIFQGGMGVGISWDELAGNVAKEGALGVISAVGTGYYKNMRFVERIVAKKPFEALNFYSKKALNEIFANARKICGNKPLGANILYAINDYGRVLRDSCEAGANIIITGAGLPTNMPEFAKDFSDVALIPIISSAKALKILCKRWSDRYKRIPDAFIVEGPLSGGHQGFKYEDCFKEEFRLENLVPKVVEASKEWGNIPIIAAGGIWDRKDIDTMLNLGASGVQMATRFLGTKECDAKAYADLLPTLNKEDILLIKSPVGYPARAINTGVIKRIEEGNAPKIACVSNCVAPCNRGEEAKKVGYCIADGLGRSYLGNREEGLYFTGANGYRVDKIISVHELIKELTEG; from the coding sequence ATGGTATCAACACTCAAACCGCTAAAAATCGGTAAGCACACCATAAAATTCCCTATCTTTCAAGGGGGAATGGGTGTGGGGATTAGCTGGGATGAACTAGCTGGAAATGTTGCCAAAGAAGGGGCTTTAGGAGTGATTTCAGCCGTAGGGACTGGTTATTATAAAAACATGCGTTTTGTAGAAAGGATTGTGGCTAAAAAACCCTTTGAAGCCTTGAATTTTTACTCCAAAAAAGCGTTGAATGAGATTTTTGCAAACGCTAGGAAGATTTGCGGGAACAAGCCTTTGGGGGCGAATATTTTATACGCTATCAATGACTATGGCCGTGTTTTAAGGGACTCTTGTGAGGCGGGGGCAAATATTATCATTACAGGGGCTGGTTTGCCCACTAACATGCCTGAATTCGCTAAGGATTTTAGCGATGTGGCGCTCATCCCTATTATTTCTTCAGCGAAGGCTTTAAAAATCCTTTGTAAAAGATGGAGCGATCGCTATAAAAGAATCCCGGACGCGTTTATTGTGGAAGGGCCTTTGAGTGGGGGGCATCAGGGCTTTAAATACGAAGATTGTTTCAAAGAAGAATTCCGATTAGAAAACTTAGTGCCTAAAGTCGTGGAAGCTTCTAAAGAATGGGGGAATATCCCTATCATCGCTGCTGGGGGGATTTGGGATAGGAAGGATATAGACACCATGTTAAATCTTGGAGCGAGTGGGGTGCAGATGGCGACTCGTTTTTTAGGCACGAAAGAATGCGACGCTAAAGCGTATGCCGATCTTTTGCCCACGCTCAACAAAGAAGATATTCTACTCATTAAATCGCCTGTAGGCTATCCCGCTAGGGCTATTAATACTGGGGTGATCAAACGCATTGAAGAGGGTAACGCGCCCAAAATCGCATGCGTGAGCAATTGTGTAGCGCCTTGCAACAGGGGTGAAGAGGCTAAAAAAGTGGGCTATTGTATCGCTGATGGCTTGGGGCGCAGTTATTTAGGAAACAGAGAAGAGGGGCTTTATTTTACCGGGGCTAACGGCTATAGGGTGGATAAGATTATCAGCGTGCATGAATTGATTAAAGAGCTTACAGAGGGTTAA
- the tyrS gene encoding tyrosine--tRNA ligase — MEQKIAIALKEIARGANEIIGLEYIEKLVRKYYETNERFIVKAGFDPTAPDLHLGHTVLIQKLALLQQYGARVKFLIGDFTAMIGDPTGKNETRKPLNREQVLENAKTYEEQIYKILDQKHTEVCFNSTWLDALGAKGIIELCAKFSVARMLERDDFTKRYKENRPISIVEFLYPLLQGYDSVAMDADIELGGNDQKFNLLVGRFLQRSYGLNKEQSIITMPLLEGLDGVQKMSKSLGNYVGITEEPNAMFGKIMSVSDDLMWRYYTLLSAKTLEEIEDLKHGILNQTLHPKAVKEDLAGEIVARYYDNDQAFKAKEQFSKVFSANLLPEILSESDFDEGVGILDVLKQIGFCPSTSQARRDIQGGGVKINQEAIKNESYRFVKGNYVIQLGKKRFMKLNIN, encoded by the coding sequence ATGGAACAAAAAATCGCTATCGCCTTAAAAGAGATCGCTAGAGGCGCTAATGAAATCATTGGATTGGAATATATTGAAAAGCTGGTGAGAAAATATTACGAAACCAATGAACGCTTTATCGTTAAAGCCGGGTTTGATCCTACCGCTCCAGATTTGCATTTAGGGCATACGGTATTGATCCAAAAACTAGCTTTATTGCAGCAATATGGGGCTAGGGTGAAGTTTTTGATTGGGGATTTTACCGCTATGATAGGCGATCCTACAGGGAAAAATGAAACAAGAAAGCCCTTAAACCGGGAACAAGTCTTAGAAAACGCTAAAACTTATGAAGAGCAAATCTATAAAATTTTAGATCAAAAACACACCGAAGTGTGCTTTAATTCCACTTGGCTTGATGCTTTAGGTGCAAAAGGCATTATAGAATTATGCGCGAAGTTTTCAGTCGCTAGAATGCTAGAAAGGGACGATTTCACTAAACGCTATAAAGAAAATCGCCCCATTAGCATCGTGGAATTTTTATACCCTTTGTTGCAAGGCTATGATTCAGTAGCGATGGATGCGGATATTGAGCTTGGGGGCAATGATCAAAAGTTTAATTTGCTGGTGGGGCGCTTTTTGCAACGATCTTATGGCTTGAATAAAGAGCAGTCTATCATCACCATGCCTTTATTAGAGGGGCTTGATGGGGTGCAAAAAATGAGTAAAAGCTTGGGGAATTATGTGGGGATCACGGAAGAGCCTAATGCGATGTTTGGGAAGATCATGAGCGTGAGCGATGATCTCATGTGGCGCTACTACACCCTTTTGAGCGCTAAGACTTTAGAAGAAATTGAAGACTTAAAACATGGTATTTTAAATCAAACTTTGCACCCTAAAGCCGTTAAAGAAGATCTCGCTGGTGAAATCGTGGCTCGTTATTATGATAATGATCAAGCATTCAAGGCTAAAGAGCAATTTTCTAAAGTGTTTAGCGCAAACCTTTTGCCCGAAATTTTATCAGAGAGCGATTTTGATGAGGGGGTTGGGATTTTAGATGTTTTAAAACAGATTGGCTTTTGCCCATCCACTTCACAAGCCAGGCGTGATATTCAAGGGGGAGGGGTAAAGATTAATCAAGAAGCGATAAAAAATGAGAGTTATCGTTTTGTTAAAGGAAATTATGTTATACAGCTTGGTAAGAAAAGATTTATGAAATTAAATATTAACTAA